One genomic segment of Vicinamibacterales bacterium includes these proteins:
- a CDS encoding type I polyketide synthase translates to MHESSKELEGALRKSYTVIQQLKKQLADADQRSPEPIAVVGMSCRFPGGANTPEAFWRILASGADTVREIPADRWAWQRFYHPDARVAGTHYVRHGSFLDQVADFDPEFFGISGREADALDPQHRLLLEVSWEALERAGMAPQQLRHSQTGVYVGIGQNDYAQLRLFGGRPERISPYDGTGSSFCFSAARLSYVLGLHGPSMAIDTACSSGLVALHLACQALRNGECAQALAGGVQLVLSPEVTIYLSRIGALSPDGRSKSFSAAADGYGRGEGGGMLVLKRLRDAQRDGDTILALIPGSAVNHDGASSGLTVPNGLAQEQLLREALRRAGLAPRDVDWIEAHGTGTILGDPIELAALAEVFTAEGRDRRPLYVSSVKGNIGHLEAAAGIAGVVKVILALQHQAMPAQPRFDTPNPAFDWDRSPLVVPTTLTPWIDGTRAAGVSAFGLGGTNAHVLLTPPPAAAPTPPRQPDAEPLPLVLSARSPAALAELRDRYVEFLGRTDLPLSAIAHTAARRRNHFSDRAAVVARDAGEAAEKLARLDLSPRADANAIAPRIAFVFSGQGAQYSGMGTALFHAVPRFREALTECAGLVERHAGWSPLPLIVGDVNDPRIDQTEYTQPCLFTLQYALVSMWRAWGIEPAVVVGHSIGEYAAAWTAGVMPLEDAVRLVVQRGRLMQRTPVNGGMAALLMSEADALARISGSHGALTVAAVNGPRAVVIAGAADALDACLADLERAGQPCKRLAVSHAFHTPLMRPVLEEFSAAAAAVGFAAPDVPMELTGAGADGPHDVATAAYWTNQIVNPVRFADAARAMASHAPTIILEIGPSASLLAAARQSAGPLDATWLPSMKSGDAAATLETLAHLYTRGCDVTWDRVFATAYPVAPVPTYPFQRRRCWVDGGATKAEGGDHWRQDSGHPFLGRRAPSPLPEKIYAARLSPESSPLLRDHRIQGAVVVPAACFVEAALAAAADHLGTVALRLTGIEFHRRLILPASASIEVQAIVTVEPGGCAIRICALTDAAAGQWTEHMRCTAQPLPPEAAGGPRVESPSGILSSMTGAQFYDASSRRGIDYGPAFQSLLRLDSHPGHYGSAEFAVPPSGGYVDYLLHPVILDTALQALAATRPDLGDRTYIPAGIARLDVAGPTTPAGRVECRWETDASTASGRSAFCALSIADRDGVARVRIDGIRMHEVGATEPAAAGERAPMWMPVWEAAAAIGAPPATSGQWLVAGDDTDLGEKVAARLSEGGRRARTVAVADVAGAAAREGANIAGVCYLAVAGTPVEPGALLAEALATVRALGALAESRQPRLLFVTRGAQSPDSAIDEPGAGRAPLWGFARVVRNELPGLRCACVDLDPVSTDDDCASAVAAECRAEDEDQIAWRNNARLALRLRAAEGPRVLVAAAPARLICRTIGNLDSLAFEPAAVPSPGPGEVLVAVRAAGLNFKDVLHALGALELTADSAFGFDAAGVVLAAGAGVTSAAAGDRVMLTLTPGSMAHTVISRAGFVTRLPDSVTFAEGAGIPLAFLTAWHALVTVAQVKAGERVLIHAATGGVGQAAIQVARSLGAEVFATASAPKQRVLREQGIQWIYGSRTPGFSAAIMNATGGRGVDVVLNSLTGELIRAGLDCTAPGGRFVEIGKTGTWPAAQVAALRPDIQYSPFDLADVARAEPGRIREMLDTIASGLESGTLQPIRTQAFPASAVTDAFRLVSRARHVGKVAIVMPIADRQPRRGIDVVTGGFGALGQALCRHLQAGGARRLAVIARAEPNDERLAFLETLRQGGVKARCYVADVANRDEVARVLDGMEADFAAPVAAIYHTAGELADGIIAQQTPEAFARVSRAKLVGAWNLHRCTRGRDLERFVLFSSAAALIGTPGQSNYAAANAGLDALAAHRRASGLPALSVNWGPWGGSGMAARLADADRQRMAAAGITLLDEAPAWRAMETLLDRGEAQAMVMPVDWSRFHARFGTKYIPSLFRGVQGTSADDTGPVAGPQLVRTIAGLAPDQRRAALTRYLQARVAATLGRPDATDIPATRGFFSLGMDSLTSLELRNQLEQELHRSLPTTVVLEYGSIEALAGYLLAQVPEWTLPPAASQPADNGTAAAVAALDDLTEAELAEMLSRELEQH, encoded by the coding sequence ATGCACGAGTCATCGAAAGAGCTCGAGGGGGCGCTCCGCAAGTCCTACACGGTCATCCAGCAACTCAAGAAGCAGCTCGCCGACGCGGACCAGCGTTCGCCGGAGCCGATTGCGGTGGTCGGCATGTCCTGCCGTTTTCCAGGTGGGGCCAACACTCCGGAAGCGTTCTGGCGGATTCTGGCGAGCGGCGCCGACACGGTTCGCGAGATCCCGGCGGATCGCTGGGCGTGGCAGCGCTTCTACCATCCCGATGCCCGCGTCGCCGGCACGCACTACGTTCGCCACGGGTCGTTTCTCGATCAGGTCGCTGACTTCGATCCCGAGTTCTTCGGGATCTCCGGCCGCGAGGCCGACGCGCTCGATCCACAGCATCGCCTGCTGCTGGAGGTGAGCTGGGAGGCCCTCGAACGCGCGGGCATGGCGCCGCAGCAGCTGCGTCATTCCCAGACCGGCGTCTACGTCGGGATTGGCCAGAACGACTATGCGCAGCTGCGCCTGTTCGGCGGCCGGCCGGAGCGCATTTCGCCCTACGATGGCACCGGCAGTTCCTTCTGCTTCTCCGCCGCCCGTCTTTCGTACGTGCTCGGCCTGCACGGACCGAGCATGGCGATCGACACCGCCTGCTCGTCCGGCCTGGTGGCGTTGCACCTCGCCTGCCAGGCGCTGCGCAACGGCGAATGCGCGCAGGCGCTGGCCGGTGGCGTGCAGCTGGTGCTGTCTCCCGAAGTCACGATCTACCTGTCGCGCATTGGCGCGCTCTCGCCCGACGGCCGATCGAAGTCGTTCTCGGCCGCGGCCGACGGGTATGGGCGGGGTGAAGGCGGCGGGATGCTGGTGCTCAAGCGGCTGCGCGATGCGCAACGCGACGGCGACACCATCCTCGCGTTGATTCCCGGTTCGGCGGTCAATCATGACGGCGCGAGCAGCGGGTTGACGGTGCCGAACGGCCTCGCCCAGGAGCAGTTGCTGCGCGAGGCGCTGCGCCGCGCCGGCCTCGCGCCGCGCGACGTTGACTGGATCGAAGCGCACGGCACCGGCACCATCCTCGGCGATCCGATCGAGCTGGCGGCATTGGCCGAAGTCTTCACGGCCGAGGGGCGCGACCGGCGCCCCCTCTACGTCAGCTCGGTGAAGGGCAACATCGGGCACCTCGAGGCGGCGGCGGGTATCGCCGGCGTGGTCAAGGTGATCCTCGCCCTGCAGCATCAGGCGATGCCGGCCCAGCCGCGGTTCGACACGCCGAACCCGGCCTTCGACTGGGATCGCAGCCCGTTGGTGGTGCCGACCACGCTGACGCCCTGGATCGACGGGACGCGCGCCGCCGGCGTGAGCGCATTCGGGCTCGGCGGCACCAACGCGCACGTCCTGCTGACGCCGCCGCCGGCCGCAGCGCCGACGCCGCCGCGCCAGCCGGACGCTGAGCCGCTTCCGCTCGTGCTCTCGGCCAGGAGCCCGGCCGCGCTCGCCGAACTTCGCGACCGCTACGTCGAGTTCCTTGGTCGTACCGACCTGCCGCTGTCGGCGATCGCCCACACCGCGGCCCGGCGCCGCAATCACTTCAGCGATCGGGCCGCGGTCGTGGCCCGGGACGCCGGCGAGGCGGCGGAGAAGCTCGCGCGGCTGGACCTGTCTCCCCGTGCGGATGCGAATGCCATCGCCCCGCGGATCGCGTTCGTCTTCAGCGGCCAGGGCGCGCAGTACAGCGGTATGGGCACGGCGCTCTTTCATGCCGTGCCGCGATTCCGAGAGGCGCTCACCGAGTGCGCCGGCCTGGTGGAGCGCCACGCCGGGTGGTCGCCACTGCCGTTGATCGTGGGTGACGTGAACGACCCGCGCATCGATCAGACGGAATACACGCAACCGTGCCTGTTCACACTGCAGTACGCGCTGGTGTCGATGTGGCGCGCCTGGGGCATCGAGCCGGCGGTGGTGGTCGGCCACAGCATCGGCGAGTACGCCGCCGCCTGGACCGCCGGCGTCATGCCGCTGGAAGACGCGGTCCGCCTGGTGGTGCAGCGCGGACGGCTGATGCAGCGCACGCCGGTCAATGGCGGCATGGCGGCGTTGCTGATGTCGGAGGCAGACGCCCTCGCGCGCATCAGCGGCAGCCACGGCGCGTTGACGGTGGCGGCCGTGAACGGGCCGCGCGCGGTCGTCATTGCCGGCGCGGCGGATGCCCTCGACGCCTGCCTGGCCGATCTCGAGCGCGCCGGTCAGCCGTGCAAGCGCCTCGCCGTGTCACACGCGTTTCACACACCGCTCATGCGGCCGGTGTTGGAGGAGTTCTCAGCGGCGGCGGCGGCCGTCGGCTTCGCCGCCCCTGATGTGCCGATGGAGCTCACCGGCGCCGGCGCGGACGGCCCGCACGACGTGGCCACGGCCGCATACTGGACGAACCAGATCGTCAACCCGGTTCGCTTTGCCGACGCGGCCCGCGCGATGGCCAGCCACGCTCCCACCATCATCCTGGAAATCGGGCCTTCGGCCAGCTTGCTGGCGGCGGCGCGGCAAAGTGCCGGACCGCTCGACGCGACGTGGCTGCCGAGCATGAAGAGTGGCGACGCCGCCGCAACGCTGGAGACGCTGGCGCACCTCTACACCCGCGGGTGCGACGTCACATGGGACCGCGTCTTCGCCACGGCTTACCCGGTGGCGCCGGTTCCCACTTATCCCTTTCAGCGTCGCCGTTGCTGGGTGGATGGCGGAGCCACGAAGGCTGAAGGCGGCGATCACTGGCGCCAGGATTCCGGCCACCCCTTCCTGGGGCGGCGGGCACCGTCGCCGCTGCCGGAGAAGATCTACGCGGCTCGCCTGTCGCCGGAGTCGTCGCCGTTGCTGCGCGACCACCGGATACAAGGCGCGGTCGTGGTGCCGGCGGCGTGCTTCGTCGAGGCGGCGCTGGCCGCCGCCGCCGATCACCTCGGGACCGTCGCACTGCGATTGACGGGCATCGAGTTCCACCGCCGGTTGATCCTGCCGGCGTCCGCCAGCATCGAGGTGCAGGCCATCGTGACTGTGGAGCCGGGCGGGTGCGCGATCCGAATCTGCGCGCTCACTGATGCGGCCGCGGGCCAATGGACCGAGCACATGCGGTGTACGGCGCAACCGTTGCCGCCCGAGGCCGCCGGCGGCCCGCGGGTCGAATCCCCATCCGGGATTCTCTCGTCGATGACCGGCGCGCAGTTCTACGACGCCTCGAGCCGCCGCGGCATCGACTACGGTCCGGCGTTCCAGTCGCTGCTGCGGCTGGATTCGCATCCCGGCCATTACGGATCGGCCGAGTTCGCGGTGCCGCCCAGCGGCGGCTACGTCGACTACCTGCTGCACCCGGTGATCCTCGACACGGCGCTGCAGGCGCTGGCCGCGACGCGGCCGGACCTGGGCGATCGCACTTACATCCCTGCCGGAATCGCGCGACTCGACGTGGCTGGGCCGACCACGCCCGCCGGTCGCGTGGAGTGCCGGTGGGAGACGGATGCCTCCACGGCGAGCGGCCGCTCGGCCTTCTGCGCCCTGTCGATCGCGGATCGCGACGGCGTCGCGCGCGTGCGCATCGACGGCATCCGGATGCACGAAGTCGGCGCCACCGAACCGGCCGCTGCCGGCGAGCGCGCGCCGATGTGGATGCCGGTGTGGGAAGCGGCCGCCGCGATCGGCGCCCCGCCCGCAACGAGCGGCCAGTGGCTCGTTGCCGGAGACGATACGGATCTTGGTGAGAAGGTGGCGGCGCGTTTGTCCGAGGGCGGCCGTCGCGCGCGCACGGTAGCCGTGGCGGACGTCGCTGGCGCCGCCGCGCGCGAGGGCGCGAACATCGCCGGCGTGTGCTACCTGGCGGTTGCCGGCACGCCGGTCGAGCCGGGCGCGCTGCTGGCGGAAGCGCTCGCGACCGTGCGCGCGCTTGGCGCTCTGGCCGAGTCGCGGCAACCGCGGCTGCTGTTCGTGACCCGTGGCGCGCAATCGCCCGACTCGGCGATCGACGAGCCGGGCGCCGGCCGGGCGCCGTTATGGGGCTTTGCGCGAGTGGTCCGCAACGAGCTCCCCGGCCTGCGGTGCGCGTGTGTCGACCTGGATCCGGTGTCCACAGACGACGATTGCGCGTCGGCGGTTGCGGCGGAGTGTCGAGCGGAAGACGAGGATCAGATCGCGTGGCGCAACAACGCGCGATTGGCGTTGCGGCTGCGGGCGGCGGAGGGCCCTCGCGTGCTGGTGGCCGCCGCTCCGGCGCGGCTGATCTGCCGGACCATCGGCAATCTCGACAGCCTCGCGTTTGAACCGGCCGCCGTGCCCTCGCCCGGGCCTGGTGAGGTGCTGGTCGCCGTGCGCGCCGCGGGCCTGAACTTCAAGGACGTGCTGCATGCGCTCGGCGCGCTCGAGCTGACCGCCGATTCCGCCTTTGGGTTCGACGCCGCCGGCGTGGTGCTGGCGGCGGGTGCCGGCGTGACTTCCGCGGCCGCTGGTGATCGCGTGATGTTGACGCTGACGCCCGGCTCGATGGCGCACACCGTGATCAGCCGGGCCGGGTTCGTGACCCGGCTGCCCGACTCCGTCACGTTCGCCGAGGGCGCCGGCATTCCATTGGCGTTCCTGACCGCGTGGCACGCGCTGGTGACGGTGGCGCAGGTCAAGGCGGGCGAGCGGGTGCTCATTCATGCCGCGACGGGTGGGGTCGGACAGGCCGCGATCCAGGTGGCGCGCTCGCTCGGCGCCGAAGTGTTCGCGACGGCCAGCGCGCCCAAGCAGCGGGTCTTGCGCGAGCAGGGCATCCAGTGGATCTACGGTTCGCGCACGCCCGGGTTTTCCGCCGCCATCATGAACGCCACCGGCGGCCGTGGCGTGGACGTCGTGTTGAACAGCCTCACCGGCGAGCTGATCCGCGCGGGACTCGACTGCACCGCGCCCGGCGGGCGCTTTGTCGAGATCGGGAAGACCGGGACCTGGCCGGCCGCGCAGGTCGCCGCCCTCCGGCCCGACATCCAGTATTCGCCGTTCGATCTCGCCGACGTGGCGCGGGCGGAGCCCGGCCGCATTCGCGAGATGCTCGACACGATCGCCTCCGGCCTCGAGTCGGGGACGTTGCAGCCAATCCGGACGCAGGCCTTTCCCGCCAGTGCCGTCACCGACGCGTTTCGCCTGGTCTCGCGCGCGCGGCACGTGGGCAAGGTCGCCATCGTGATGCCGATCGCCGACCGGCAGCCGCGGCGGGGCATCGACGTGGTGACGGGAGGCTTTGGCGCGCTCGGCCAGGCGCTCTGCCGGCACCTGCAGGCCGGTGGCGCGCGTCGCCTTGCCGTGATCGCGCGGGCCGAGCCCAACGACGAGCGGCTCGCGTTCCTGGAAACACTGCGGCAGGGCGGCGTCAAGGCCCGGTGCTACGTCGCCGACGTCGCCAACCGCGATGAAGTCGCGCGTGTCCTCGATGGCATGGAGGCGGACTTCGCGGCGCCGGTCGCCGCGATCTACCACACCGCCGGTGAGCTGGCGGACGGGATCATCGCGCAGCAGACGCCGGAAGCCTTTGCGCGCGTGTCACGCGCCAAGCTGGTTGGCGCGTGGAACCTGCACCGCTGCACACGCGGCAGGGACCTCGAGCGATTCGTGTTGTTCTCGTCGGCGGCGGCGCTGATCGGCACGCCGGGTCAGAGCAACTACGCCGCGGCCAACGCCGGCCTCGACGCGCTGGCGGCGCACCGCCGGGCCTCCGGGCTCCCCGCGCTCAGCGTCAACTGGGGACCATGGGGCGGCAGCGGCATGGCCGCCCGCCTGGCCGACGCCGACCGCCAGCGCATGGCCGCGGCCGGCATCACCCTGCTCGACGAGGCGCCGGCCTGGCGCGCCATGGAGACCCTGCTCGATCGCGGCGAGGCGCAGGCGATGGTGATGCCGGTGGACTGGTCCCGCTTCCACGCGCGCTTCGGCACCAAGTACATACCGTCGTTGTTTCGGGGCGTCCAGGGCACTTCAGCCGACGACACCGGCCCAGTTGCCGGGCCGCAACTCGTGCGCACGATCGCCGGGCTGGCGCCCGACCAACGGCGCGCCGCCTTGACTCGATATCTGCAGGCCCGCGTGGCGGCCACGCTCGGGCGGCCTGACGCGACGGACATTCCCGCCACGCGTGGGTTCTTCTCGCTGGGGATGGACTCGCTGACCTCGCTCGAGCTGCGCAACCAACTCGAGCAGGAGCTGCACCGGAGCCTCCCGACCACCGTGGTGCTCGAGTACGGCAGCATCGAGGCGCTCGCGGGGTACTTGCTGGCACAAGTGCCCGAATGGACGCTGCCGCCCGCCGCGTCCCAGCCCGCCGACAACGGCACTGCCGCCGCGGTGGCGGCCCTGGACGATCTCACCGAAGCCGAGCTGGCCGAAATGCTCTCGCGCGAGCTGGAGCAACACTAG